In the Malus domestica chromosome 16, GDT2T_hap1 genome, one interval contains:
- the LOC103403832 gene encoding endo-1,3;1,4-beta-D-glucanase-like: protein MSSSECCSNPPTLNPSSGTGHVENLGGLDSYVTGSPHSKLALLLVSDVFGFEAPNLRKLADKVAAAGFFVVVPDFFNKDPYAPEDANRPLPVWIKDHRPNKGFEDAKLVLEALKRKGVSSIGAAGFCWGAKVVVELAKRALIQAAVLCHPTFVTVDDIKEVKVPISILGAEFDRISPPEVVKQFEEVLTAKSGVKSHVKIFPKVSHGWTVRYNVEDEAACKSAEEAHQDLLEWLLNHVKGVTSSL from the exons ATGTCAAGCTCCGAGTGCTGCTCAAACCCTCCGACCCTGAACCCCTCCAGCGGCACCGGCCATGTCGAAAACCTCGGCGGTCTCGACTCCTATGTCACTGGCTCCCCTCACTCCAAACTTGCCCTTCTCCTCGTCTCTGACGTTTTTG GATTTGAAGCTCCAAACTTGAG GAAGCTTGCTGATAAAGTAGCAGCTGCTGGATTCTTCGTTGTGGTTCCCGACTTCTTTAACAAAGATCCTTATGCACCTGAAGATGCCAATAGACCTCTTCCTGTTTGGATAAAAGATCATAGACCG AACAAGGGATTTGAGGATGCAAAGCTAGTTCTTGAAGCTTTAAAAAGAAAAGGCGTTTCTTCAATCGGTGCTGCAGGCTTCTGTTGGGGAG CCAAGGTTGTGGTTGAACTTGCAAAGCGCGCTTTAATTCAAGCTGCTGTTCTGTGTCATCCTACATTTGTCACTGTGGATGATATAAAGG AGGTTAAGGTTCCTATTTCTATACTTGGAGCTGAGTTTGATCGGATATCTCCACCTGAAGTTGTGAAACAGTTTGAAGAGGTTTTAACTGCAAAATCTGGT GTTAAGAGCCATGTGAAGATATTCCCCAAAGTGTCACACGGGTGGACGGTGAGGTACAATGTTGAAGACGAAGCAGCTTGTAAATCTGCCGAGGAGGCTCATCAAGACTTGTTGGAGTGGCTCTTGAACCATGTCAAGGGAGTGACATCATCACTGTAG